The region TCCGCCGCCTTGCCCTATGCGCCCGAGGCGCTAGATAGGTGGCAACCAGCAACAGGACTCGATTGATCATGGCGACCTTCACCCTTCCCAAGAACTCGAAGATCACCGGCAAGGGCCGAACCCACAAAGCCGATGGCGCGGGGAAGGTGAAGAAATTCAAGATCTACCGCTACGATCCCGACAGCGGCGAGAACCCGCGTTACGACACGTTCGAGATCGATCTCGACGATTGCGGCCCGATGGTCCTCGACGCGCTTTTCAAGATCAAGAACGAAGTCGACCCGACGCTGACCTTCCGCCGCTCCTGCCGCGAAGGGATTTGCGGTTCGTGCTCGATGAACATGAACGGCAAGAACGGCCTCGCCTGCACCACCGCTATCGAGGACCTCAAGGGCGAAGTGCGCATCACGCCGCTACCGCACATGGAAGTGATCAAGGACCTTGTCCCGGATTTCACGCATTTCTACGCGCAATATGCCTCGATCCGTCCATGGCTGCAGGCCGTCACCCCGACGCCGAGCGGCAAGGAACGCCTCCAGTCGCCCGAACAGCGCGAGAAGCTCGACGGCCTTTACGAGTGCATCCTATGCGCTTGCTGCTCAACCTCTTGCCCGAGCTACTGGTGGAACTCCGACAAGTTCCTCGGCCCGGCCATCCTGCTGCAGGCCTATCGTTGGCTGGCCGACAGCCGCGACGAGATGACCGGTGAGCGCCTCGACCAGCTGGAAGACCCCTTCCGCCTCTATCGTTGCCACACCATCATGAACTGCGCGAATGTCTGCCCCAAGGGCCTTTCGCCGGCGAAGGCTATCGCCGAAACCAAGAAGATGATGGCCGAGCGCGAAATCTAAGTGGCTCTTTCCGAAGAGGTTTTCGACCACTCTCCCGATCCGGATTATCCGGGTTGGCGCAACTGGAATCTCAAGGACCCGACGCTCTTCAACGGCGCGGTGATGGGTAAGCTCATCACCCGCGTCGAAGGCGACAAGTGCCGCCTGCGCATGTTCCCGGAGCGCAAGCACGAGAACCTGCAGGGTATCATCCACGGCGCGGTGACGCTCTCGCTCATCGACATCTCGATGTTCACGACGATGCACACGCTCGGCAGCGGCAATGCCGGCCCGTCCGTGACGCTCGAGCTTTCCACCCAGTTCACCGGGGGCGGCGATCCCACCAAGCCGCTCGACGCGGTGACCGAGATCATGCGCGAGACGGGCAAGCTGGTGTTCGTGCGCGGCACGGTCGAGCAGGACGATAATGTCGTCGCGGCCTATTCCGGCATAGTGCGCAAGTTCCTGCCGCGATGAGCGGCGTCCTCGAACGCTACCGCGAACTCGTCGCGAACGGC is a window of Erythrobacter sp. HKB08 DNA encoding:
- a CDS encoding PaaI family thioesterase — translated: MALSEEVFDHSPDPDYPGWRNWNLKDPTLFNGAVMGKLITRVEGDKCRLRMFPERKHENLQGIIHGAVTLSLIDISMFTTMHTLGSGNAGPSVTLELSTQFTGGGDPTKPLDAVTEIMRETGKLVFVRGTVEQDDNVVAAYSGIVRKFLPR
- a CDS encoding succinate dehydrogenase iron-sulfur subunit, whose protein sequence is MATFTLPKNSKITGKGRTHKADGAGKVKKFKIYRYDPDSGENPRYDTFEIDLDDCGPMVLDALFKIKNEVDPTLTFRRSCREGICGSCSMNMNGKNGLACTTAIEDLKGEVRITPLPHMEVIKDLVPDFTHFYAQYASIRPWLQAVTPTPSGKERLQSPEQREKLDGLYECILCACCSTSCPSYWWNSDKFLGPAILLQAYRWLADSRDEMTGERLDQLEDPFRLYRCHTIMNCANVCPKGLSPAKAIAETKKMMAEREI